ACCTATAAGCCTATATATATAGCCAACCAAGTTCTTTGGATTATCACCATTCACCACCATACAACGTACACACAAGTTCATCATACTTGTTAGTTCTTATAGCAACGATATCATACAATGATGAAAACTCTGGCACTCTACGGCCTCACCTTGGCCTTCTTTTTCCTATCTGGTATGCCTCCTCACTAATCACTATTTGCAGCATCacaccctctctctctttctctctagaAGTGCTTAATATACAGCCAAAAGAATCACACAATTCTAGGTTGCTACAAGTCAGTCATCACTCTGGCAGTTTTGATTTGCCCCTTTCTTCATCATATGGGAACTTACACAATAAACTCATGAAACCTCACTAATAAGGCATAGCGTTCACGCATATTCTTCTTATCACGactcttatttatttacttttgataGTTAAAAGAATAATATGGTAGTTCCTATAATTGCAGCCCGTCGAATTATAACCATGCACCATCATGATACGTGTGATCTACACGTTAAAATTAACGTTGCATCTCCTACTTATATTTGCTGCTTACAATACAGGTTTTGTTTTCATGTTCAAAATGGTGACGATGATTTTGGTTTATACACATTCCATGCAGGTGCTCACTCTGCTAGAATAACTTTCACAAACAACTGTCCATATACCGTTTGGCCAGGAACCTTAACTTCAGACCAAAAACCTCAATTATCAACTACCGGGTTTGAGTTAGCATCTACGGCATCCTCAGCAATAGATGTCCAAGCTCCATGGAAAGGCCGATTCTGGGCCCGTACCCTATGCTCCACAGATAGCTCCGGAAGGTTCAGTTGCGCTACTGCAGAATGTAGCTCTGGTCAAGTTTCATGCAATGGTAACGGTGCAGTTCCGCCAGCTTCTTTGGTAGAAATCAACATAGCCGCCGATGGTGGAATGGACTTCTATGATGTTAGCCTTGTAGATGGATTCAACTTGCCTGTTTCAGTAGCCACACAAGGCGGAACTGGCGAATGCAAGGCCTCAAGCTGTCCAGCCAACGTGAACGCGGCTTGCCCAGCAGAGCTGCAAGTGAAAGGGTCTGATGGGAGCGTTATTGCTTGCAAGAGTGCATGTACCGCTTTCAATGAACCACAATATTGTTGCACTGGCGCATATGGCACGCCTGAAACATGTCCACCCACAAACTACTCTCAGATCTTTGAGCAGCAATGTCCTCAAGCTTATAGCTATGCTTATGATGATCAGAACAGCACATTTACTTGCTCTGGTGCACCTAACTACGTTATCACTTTCTGTCCATAGATTAGGGAGAGGAATTATGCGTTCCCTTCTCTTTAAATAGTAATAAGAAGCTGATAAGTTTCACGTACTAAGGCACATGTATGTTTGTGtcaatgaaataaatatttgaataaaaCGTAACAAATTAATATCCTCACAGGAGGCTTTTGTCATCCTTAGATCTACTACATATGTATACCCTTCCAATTCCCCTTTCACTTTTACCGGATGACTCACCCTCAAAGCAAGGATATTTTCATAGTGTATACTATTGATCGCATGCAATTTTATCTCTAATTCAATTAATTGAAGTTAATTGCATatcaaaagaacaaagtttcttcctaaactagtttggaaagaAACTCATCAAACTTCTTACACAcacgtgcacacacacacacacacacatatatatatatatatatatatttgattttcttgaaattttgcaaggaTGAAtgatataataagaatatgtaatccaacggttagatttacaaaatttacactcaatataaagatatatgaggattttgaagaaatttttctccaaactagtttgaagggAAACTTTGTTCATGTCAAAATCTCTTGGTTTGATTTTCAGACAAGgaaggaaattaaaaattatcatataatctTTAATTTggcttattttaaattaaaagttaaaaatcatctataatattaataagtggATTCCCATGTTTCGTCTTCACTTTTTGGCATACCAAAATACATtcatacaaattttgaaataacatacctttagtttaattttttttttccctacaaaaaagcaaaaaatgttaaaacagTAATGCCATCTCATGTACAAtacgataaaaaaaaaaacccgttATTCTCACCACCCATTTGTATTCAAATGCTTCaattatctttataaaaaaaaaaaacaaaattacttcttccaaaaaaaaaaatcactaccTCACGTAAAAACTACTCATTCTTATTCCAaaatttctatgtttttttttttaaaaaaattctttaaaacattccaaaaattttgttGTCTAAATTCTATATAGTTATTGCAAATCTCCATCCATCCACACTAACGTAGATCATACTtcttttgtttaaattcaaaattttttacttttcacaATTCTTATCCtaatcaataaattcaaatgtccCATTGCATTTCAATTTCTTAtgtttctctatctcatttttaaacattattccacAATGTCttacctctttcttttttaaaaaaaatacaggaTTATATATTTAcgacttttaaacattataacactaatctaaaaaaacaaaaacaaaaataaaaaagagtgttATTGCACATGCAAAGCGCGTGTAATGAGTTTAGTAAAGATAATAATTTGATTAGTAAGTAGCTAAAAAGTGGCTTTTAAACTTGtaattatccttaaaaaaatcagaaaatcaAGCTAAGATTGCGCAAACAACAAAATTGGAGATTTCCTAGGACACTAGTGTCGATTGTGTCTAGCATCCTATCAAATTCGAATTTTGGCAACTCTTACCAACTCAAAAACTCAGTAACATGCATGAGGATTAAGAGTCTacttagataccgcttattgctgaaaactgaaaactataaacactgtaaaaaaataatttttaaatgtatgaatagtaccgtgagttgtgagacccagttttaaagttggttttttgaaaaaagtattttgcgagtcctgtgaacagtgcatgagaCCCACTAAAAGAAAACACACTGCTGGGAAACACAAAACATGCTTCCTAAATGGAGGCTAAACCAAGTTAAAAAACTTGTGGAGGGATGGAAAGGAGGGAAATTCAAATCATACAACCCATTGACCCACCCCTATAAATAGCGCCTCATTGAATGATAGTGGCTATTATTTACACTATttgagtaaataaaaaattttgtattgtaatataatgtctaattttttctctaaattttttttctagataattTATTCTCCctataaattaaacaatttctattcAATCTAATTAAGTGcactttggtccaatttggtgcACTTGGTCAATTTCGATCCCCTTCAATCCATTCTCAAGTTTAGCttaaaaattcacttttttccttaatttttgggttgaaaagtatgaaattttattatatttgggctacactctttagttttgagttaaaaaatacaaagaaaatagcTATTAAAATTAGAAATACGAGCCCTAAAAAtgctataaaaataataaatattcaaaattcttATTTGATCCACAATGGTTTTATTTGGTCTACTCTGTCCACTAAAGTTATATTCGATTTATTCAGTCTTATTtagtccaatttggtcctattcggtccattcagtCCGTATTAGACCTATTtggtccacattggtcctattttgtccactttgtaccattttgtccacttcggtcctattcggtccactttgatCCTATCGATTTATTCTTTCCATTTTGGTTCACCTCAGTCCTATCCGGGCCATTCGATCCATTTGTCCACTTTGATTCTATTTGGTCAacattggttctattcggtccattctatTTACTTTGGTCTTTTCATTTCACATtggtcctatttagtccattatgtccactttggtcctaatTTGTTCATTCGTTCTTATTCAGTCTACTTTAGTCCTATTCGGGGTCCCATTTGGTCccctttggtcctattcggtccactttgttccatttggTCCAATTCGATCTATTTTGATCCACTGTGACCttttttgtgcacttacataatgagaaaatatatatgtttgggTTGAAAGCACctattctaaatccaaatttattaattgcaatataagaaaatatatttttgtaagcATCATTATATCATATTTATTGTTGGCTGATTTCGTGCCAAAGTTTCTAATTACAACAATTTGTGTCATTTGGGTTAAGCTCTTTTGGTCTTCAAGAAGAAAACGAGTTGAAAGTTAAACTGTAGATTCTGAAGAGCACAACCcgaaaaataattattttgtatgtatTAGTAGGGGTGTATGTATGTCCCTTATTTCTTCTCATTCAATCTTTATAGTTTTGAAATTGATACAAGACAAGTGAAACATGTGCATACACAATAAAGGACACTTGTATTGAAGAGTCGTATCCAAGAACAAAGAAATGAATTTGTCCACTACTTTAAGAGGCAACATGCCAGAGTGTTTTGCACCATCACATcacttatataaaaattaataattaaaaaaaaaaaaaactgattccAGCTAATCTAACAATATTACACATGTACCAATTGATCAACAATGAGGTGAGGGGTACGCAGAGCGAAGCTCTGATTATTCCAACATTGGTGTTTTCCCACATAACCTTGGTAGAATAGAGAGTTCACAAATAAGATTATCCTCGAAATCTCCACAATTATAAGCTtcaatttcatataacaaaaaGGAATCAGAAAGAGCAGAGGGGATGTTTGCCTTCCAAACAGTGGTAGGGCTGCTGGCAGATTATCCTTATTGAAACACAAAGACAAGCTAGAATCTAAGGCATTCTTAGAGCATTTACAtcaaggataaaaaaaaaaatagtatttagcaacttaaaaaaaagcctacttaatcaattttaataacttattttacAATTCAACTCACATCAAAGTTtctattttttaccatttcatttataataatataaacaactcattaaaataataaaaaacaaccacCACAACTAATCACcacaaaatcattaaaaataatagcAAGTTGTTACAGTGAGCTCTCATTTATGAGAGTTCATTATAGCAAGATGTCAAATTCTTTTAGATATGGCATCAATCTTTGATAAAGTATGATTTTCGTGGTTTAAGATACTAAGAATAGCTTTTGAGTGGATTTGACACCCTtgttgtgaatgctcttagttgCATTATGGGTAGCAACATTACCTGTTCTTCTAACCCAAATAAAAGAGCAATGCATTAGCATCAACAGTGCCATGCCAAATGccagtttttatatatatatatatatatatatatatatattaattttaacataCCACTTTACAATAAATCCTACAttagatattatattttttcgattaacacattaaaataatatatacaatacattaaaataaccttaaaaatctcctaaaatataatatataaataaataaatacaaaattccTCACCACCCACACCACACCCCaccacaacccaccaccacacaAAATCAACCGCTGGCCACTAATATCAACCCATTGCAACACCCAAAAAGACACCAAAACCAATATCAGCCCACTGtgaccacacaaaaaaaaaaacaccataaCCATCGCGCAcgtgcgagagagagagagagagagagagagagagagagagagagagagagagagagagagagagagagagagagagagagagagagagagagagagagaacgacTTGGGGAGAGGAGGCTGGGCGGGATCGATGACAATTGGGCGAAGTGCAATTAGCCAAGGTTGGCGAGATTGGCGGCAACGTCTGAGAGTGAGATCGGCAGCATGCGAGGTGACGAGATTAAATTAGAGATTGGCGGCGAGATCAAAGGTGAGAGTGAAAGGAGAGGACGATTCTATAAAAATAGAGTGGAGAGGCTAAGAgtgaatgagagagaaagagagactgagagaaaagtagaataaaaaaatatttaaaggtTTAGCATTTCTATCAATACAATTCTATTATTAGAATTGTACTCTTAATCAATACTGAAACTTTTAGCATTTAAAACATATGATGTGAGAAGTTTTTTGGTGTTTAGTGTTCCAAATACCAAATATGCTATAATAAGAGGATGGGGATATGGCAAATTTTGGACTCATGGTAGCATCCTATCATGTTCAATGCATAGGACACTAGATTCAAGCCAAAtccgttgttgttgttgttattattaccATGTAATCCATCTCTTAAAATCTTGAAGAAACAGACCCTCAAATATAAAAGCCGAAAGAAGTTAGGCTCCTTGCTCGCTAGTCACTTCTCTATCCACAAAGCGAGTtgttctttaatattttttcgcGAAAAGAATATGCCACAACATTACTAACAAAAGTACTATATTCTAGAATGTGGATGTATTAAAAAAGTCTTTGATCGCAACTATATCGATGCTTTAGTTTTACTCTTTGAATTATGacaagatcattttggtgaaaaagaaattaaaaaaggaaTCTACTAGATCCAAGCTAGGATTAGAAGCCTTACGAATTGGTTAACTCCAAAGGGTTTCGGTTCTTACACATCCAATATTTCACCTCCTTTTTTTCATAGTTACATTTATGTGTTATATGAACAAAtgtgaaagaatatttttttcactCCAAATTCATCCGCAAAACTCACAAAAACATCTCAAGCCGCCCGGGTTCAAAGTTCGACCAACGCGCAAAAATTCACGTTGAAATCAGAAAAATTATAGTTGGCATGACTTACAGATTGCGTAGGTTTGTCTTCAATTTCCCTAGTGAAAACCTATGGACGCTACCTTAAGTCATGGGTGAACTAGACTGGTTACTTCGTCTCAACCACACACGTTgttaaattgaaaacaaaacaaaagtctATTCAACATAATACTACTACAGTCATTCTAGAGAACCCGTTGTTGTAAATATACCAAGTTCCTCTACGTACCAATTAATGACACAGTTGCAGTAATACCGACCTTGGTGCCGTGTAAAAGACTCTAACGATTACCAGGCCAATAAGCATTCCTACTGAAAAGTCCAAGCCTTCACTCAAAgcaaatgaccaaaaaaaaaaaaaaaaaatccaagcctAGTTTCCCCGCATGGACCGCATTGATATCCGCAACCACGAATAAGCTTCTATATATACCCAACCAAGTTCTTCAGATTATTATCACCATACCACATTCAAGTTCATCATACTTGTTAGTTCTTATATATCACCAATTTAAAGCAACGATATCATACAATGATGAAAACCCTGGCACTCTACAGCCTTACCTTGGCCTTCTTTTTCCTATCTGGTATGCCTCCTGACTAATCACTATCCCACATTGCATCGTCCAAAACTCTCTCTCATCGTTTAGAAGTGCTTGATATACACccaaaataattacaaaattcttgtttttgatgattcattttcttgaaaacATCGAAAATCATGGTGGTTTTTTTGCCCCATTCATCATCACATGGGCTACGCAATAAAGTCATGAAACCCCGCGAAGGAATAGAGTTCATGCACATTCTTTTCATCACGAgtcttatttatttacttttgataattaaaaataattgcaaCCCGTTGAATTATAACCATGCATCATCATGATACGTACGTGTATCTACACGTTAGAATTAATGTTGCATCTGCTACATATATTTGCTGCTTACAATACAggttttgttttcattttcaaaatgatGACAAGGATTTTGGTTTATATATGTTGCATGCAGGTGCTCACTCTGCTAGAATAACTTTCACAAACAACTGTCCATATACCGTCTGGCCAGGAACCTTAACTTCGGATCAAAAACCTCAGTTATCAACTACTGGGTTTGAGTTAGCATCTACAGCGTCCTCAGCAATAGATGTCCAAGCTCCATGGAAAGGCCGATTCTGGGCCCGAACTCTATGCTCCACAGATAGCTCCGGAAGGTTCAGTTGTGCTACTGCAGAATGTAGCTCTGGTCAGGTTTCATGCAATGGTAACGGTGCAGTTCCGCCAGCTTCTTTGGTAGAAATCAACATAGCCGCCGATGGTGGAATGGACTTTTATGATGTTAGCCTTGTAGATGGATTCAACTTGCCTGTTTCAGTAGCCACACAAGGCGGAACTGGTGAATGCAAGGCCTCAAGCTGTCCGGCCAATGTGAATGCAGCTTGCCCAGCAGAGCTGCAAGTGAAAGGGTCTGATGGAAGTGTTATTGCTTGCAAGAGTGCTTGTACTGCTTTCAATCAGCCACAGTATTGTTGCACTGGCGCAAATAACACCCCAGCAACATGTCCACCCACAGACTATTCTCGGATCTTTGAGAACCAATGCCCTCAAGCTTATAGCTATGCTTATGATGACCAGAACAGCACATTTACTTGCTCTGGTGCACCCAACTATGTTATCACTTTCTGTCCATAAATTAAGAAGAGGAATTATGCGTTCCCTTCTCTCTAAATAGTAATAAGAAGCTGATAAGTTTCATGTACTAAGGCACATGTATGTATGTGTCGACGAGataattatttgaataatacatAACAAATGGATATTGTAAAAGAATACTATTTCCCTTCCTTTTAATGTTGTGCCGAGACATTTAAAACAGTGTGAAGCTTTAATAGCCATGATCTAAGCTGTTAAGCTTAATATGTATCAGAGTGATAGGTTAAGAATGTATTGAACCCTTgtgattgattaattaattaattgatcaaatttaattaattaatcaaattaacatacaaaatgCGTgtcagcacaaacaaatcaccaaacaACTAAATATGCAGTAGAAATTAAATGATACgataatttgtttacgaatggagaaaccTATATGACAAAAACCTCATCGgatgattttaaagtcaccactcccaagaatttactattatcacaacaagcggttacaagtaaaggaatctcagtaccttataccaacttaccgttgaacccttaccctaatacctaattggacttattctatagtgacaatctctccttatattgcacggctcccagtacgtgactaaccaatagatgcgcggatcccagtacgcgacttaatcaccaacttgagaaggatgttggctgcaaagttcttctgttcatcacatgatgaagatcatgaagttgcttagtcacaaaaccctacaatGTACAAatacagcaacttcttcaagagaaagaagaactaggacaaattctgtctctggtcacaatttgcatgaacaagactttgctcaatactcgCGCAGCCCTaaatggcccttaaaataatccttatatatgtttaaagttgtgagaaaaaaaagctCAGACATACATTCActgattggatgaaaatcaacTCTGAAAAGctgaacttcataaatctcgacagatatcCTAGCTGTCGAGTAACTGTCGAGCCTCAGGTtgaacagctcttttaaacctcgattgatattagctgttgagctttaataaacagcacttcttcacttgattcttggacaaacttgcatgattttaacacttgaacttgaaaccttatttcttgaaacattaaacacatcctagatttacccaattacaagtaaagtgtgttttgtcaaaggattagccaattacataaaatgttgacatatgttcctaacatgaatcacatatgtcctaacaaggaGCAAATTGATGGGCAATAATGTAGTAAgagtgggtaaaaaaaaaaaagtccgaGATCCTTGTGTAATACTATTCTAACAAACTGGGTTGGCCTTGTATCACGATCCCACGGGAGGTTTCTATCATCCTTACATTTACGTTGCTTGCCCTTCCAACTCCCATTTTAACATTTACCATATGGTGGACAATCATCATTGCATTCTCCTTATTGTACATCATTTGCGCATTTTGAATTTATTCTCTAGAAAATTTaatcaacacttttttttattagggaAAAGTACATTTAAAGGGTCATTTTCATGCGTTGGATTgtgaccttgaaaatgagctgcATAGTATTTTTAGTTATTTCGCTTGCATGAAATTAAGAATTATTCTTgtaattacaaataataatataaaaaaattattcacaaaaacATGTCCTAATCAAGAGCCTTAAACTAGAAAATATATTCCAAATTCGGaatccaagtaaaaaaaaaattgggaaatgACCGATATGGACAAGAAAGGTCATTATGGAAAAATTTGAACGTTGGTCAATATCTGATCAATGATCAATATGTGGAGAGGTGGAAAATACCATagctacaaattattttacaatatttttttcaaattgttgaTATGGTGAGTGGTTATTAATAcgtaaaaaagtaatattagtggTTGACCCAGATTAGAACCAATAAGAAGCTCACACCAATAATGTTGGGTGAAGA
This genomic stretch from Castanea sativa cultivar Marrone di Chiusa Pesio chromosome 9, ASM4071231v1 harbors:
- the LOC142609427 gene encoding thaumatin-like protein 1 — translated: MMKTLALYGLTLAFFFLSGAHSARITFTNNCPYTVWPGTLTSDQKPQLSTTGFELASTASSAIDVQAPWKGRFWARTLCSTDSSGRFSCATAECSSGQVSCNGNGAVPPASLVEINIAADGGMDFYDVSLVDGFNLPVSVATQGGTGECKASSCPANVNAACPAELQVKGSDGSVIACKSACTAFNEPQYCCTGAYGTPETCPPTNYSQIFEQQCPQAYSYAYDDQNSTFTCSGAPNYVITFCP
- the LOC142609461 gene encoding thaumatin-like protein 1, whose translation is MMKTLALYSLTLAFFFLSGAHSARITFTNNCPYTVWPGTLTSDQKPQLSTTGFELASTASSAIDVQAPWKGRFWARTLCSTDSSGRFSCATAECSSGQVSCNGNGAVPPASLVEINIAADGGMDFYDVSLVDGFNLPVSVATQGGTGECKASSCPANVNAACPAELQVKGSDGSVIACKSACTAFNQPQYCCTGANNTPATCPPTDYSRIFENQCPQAYSYAYDDQNSTFTCSGAPNYVITFCP